GAGGATCCGAAATCATTCACACATACTTGGCGGCTAGATTAGGGTTTTCCCTTTATTATCTCGCCGTGTTATATCATTCCGGTAAAGCTCTTCGAGCTCGGGCACCCTTTCCTTTACGCCATTTTCTTTCCTTATAACCGACGAAACACTTTTCCGACCATCAACAAGACGTCTTTGCTTGACCCACCTTTAAAACCGAACGTTCCCTCGTTTAGTACCGTTTCCCGATCAAACAGTTGGCGCCCACCGTGGGACCTCAAGCAAAGTAACGTCAACAAGATGGCGACGAGCAATGATGGCTCTTTCTCTGGAGAAGAGTGTGAAGCTCCCGAAACGACGCCTGTGTCCTTTCCTGCGACTCCGGCGCCGCTACCACCCACATCCATAGAAACTATCATGGCGCGCCTTGCACAGCAGGACACAGCCCAGAAGGCGGCGACCGACCAAATCGCGGCGCTCGCAAAAATCTTATCCCCTCTCGCTGCGAACGTGGAAGCTTCGACGGCGCAGTACCGAAGACATCTGTTTAATACAGATAGAGCGACCGGCGCGATACCGGCGCACGCTGAAGATCAAGATGTCAACGACGGCGATACGGCTCAAACCCTTGGAGGTCTTGACGCACAGACCATAAACGAACTCGCCGCGTTAAAGCAATCAGTGCTCGATATAAACTCCAAGATTCACAACGTAACGACGTCAGCTCCACAAATCGAGCGTGTCCTCGCAGAATCTCTCCGGACGCCGTTCACCGAGAAAATAACGAAGGTTCGACTCCGAAAGATGGAAAAGCTCCGTCTTCCGACCTTCGACGGTGTTTCCGACCCTCCTGCCCATGTCACGTCCTTCAACATTGCAGTGCGACGCACGAACCTCTCTGACGAAGAAAAAGACGCCAAATTTTGTCAGCTTTTCGTCGATACCCTAGAAGGAGTTTCTCTCAACTGGTTCACCGGCCTCCAAGAGAACTCCGTCAGCAGCTTTCACGACCTCTCGACGGCTTTCCTCAAGAATTATATCATGTTTACTCGTCAGGAAGCCACCGCCATGGATCTCTGGAATCTCAACCACGCTAACGGGAAAAGCCTGAGGGATTTCATGGAGAAGTTTAAATTTGTCGTCTCGATGGTCGACGTACCAGACCACATAGCCGTGAAATCGTTGATGAACACCCTCCATATTAAATCACCGTTCCGAGCTGACCTCTACCGGCATCCGACGAGATCCGTACCAGATGCTATCACCCGATCCAACATCTTCATCCGTATGAAAGAAGACACCAGGGCGAAGGCAGAGAAAGAAGCGACGGTAAAACAAATGCCCGCCCGCACTAACGACACTCGTCAGGAGTCTCGCCAGCATTCTGTAGGCGGGAAACCCAACCAAGAGAGGGGTTACATGAACGTATTGGACGAAGAAGAGCCCTCAGGCTCCACAGTTGTCGTGCGAGAGAAGGGATGGAATCATTGGGATAGAGACACCGCGCAGAAGACATCCAGTTCCTCCGAACCAACAAGTTCAAACGCTGTCGAGCCTGACAAGTGGTGCTCGTATCACAAGGTCAAGTCCCACGACACGAAGGATTGCAAGGTTCTTTATGGACATTTCCTTGAGTCGATAGCCAGTGGCAAAATCGAGATAGAATCTCCCCCGCGGAAGCCGAAAAATAATAAAAGCTGGAGCAAAAACAAAGAGAAGAAAACTCAGAAGTCCCAAGCCAGGGCTCCTCAAAACGAAGAACGAGCTAGCCCCGAGAGAGCCCCAGTGAACAACGTCAATCCCGAGGACGAGTCAACCGATGAGGAACGACCGAAGAACCGACGACGAGTGGAAGTAATTCTCTCTCGACCTGACGATTTATCGGATGAAAGCTAGCCCCGAGAGAGCCCCAGTGAACAACGTCAATCCCGAGGACGAGTCAACCGATGAGGAACGACCGAAGAACCGACGACGAGTGGAAGTAATTCTCTCTCGACCTGACGATTTATCGGATGAAGAAATCCCGCCGATAGCACCCGATTTGCGCGACAAATTAGGGAGAAAAATAGATTCTGAGGATCTACGCGTCTTGCTAAAGCGAAAAGCCGCAATGGTATCAGTAAGCAAGACGGATCTCAGGACGACCCTCAATGAATCCAAAGCGAGAAAGGTTGCCCACACCGTAGTTGCTCCGAGCCCCCAACCTCAAATCACAGATTTACGCGAGCAGATCAATTCTAGAGCCGAAGACCTACGGGTCAAGCTCAGTCAGTCAAAAAGACGTGACTTACGACGCTGTCTCGAGAAGGCAAAATGATGTCCGAGCGACCTACGGGTACAACTGGAGTTGATGAAGACTACACATGCCCCCCCTCTCAACGTGATAATGGGCGGCTCACCTCCCTGCGGAGACTCGGTACGTGCCGTAAAGGATTACCGACGATAAGCCGTCACAGCGCAAAAATGGCCTTCACAAGTCGAGGATGACCATCAGATCTCTTTCTCAGAGGCTGACACTCTCGGCATCAGCATGCCGCATAATGACCCACTCCTCGTTGATATTGGGATTGGCGAATGCCAGGTCACAAAGGTCCTCGTTGACACTGGCAGCTTGGTCAACCTTATCTTTAGGGATACGCTCGACAAGATGGGAATCGACTTACGCGGCATGAAGCCCTCTTCACGCACTCTTACCGGGTTCAACGGTTCCTCGGAAAAAATGATTGGGACAATACGTCTCCCGGTTTACGCAGGGGACGTAACCTGAACCGTTAAGTTCTCTGTTATCCGGGATAATGCGCCTTACAACGCTATCCTCGGCACCCCTTGGTTACACTCCATGAAAGCCATTCCCTCTACTTATCACCAGTGTGTTAAGTTTCCCGAAAAAGACGGAACAACATAGACGATCCGTGGAGACCAACGGGCTGCGAGAGAGCTGCTTATCGCCGCAGTCAAGTTACAACAGTCAGTTTCTCTCATCAACTCAGTCGCCAAACCAATTCATAAGAAGTATCCCCAGAAAGAAGAAAACCGGGAAGTCCACATTGATGAAGCCGACCCGACGAAAGTCATACGCATTGGAGCCTTCCTCTTCGACGAGATGCAATCACAGGTCATCTCCTTCCTCAAAGCAAACGCTTCGACTTTCGCATGGACAACTTCAGATATGAAGGGAATAGACCCCGCCGTAGCGTCCCACTCTTGATCGAGTCTCGCGACGGCACGGGCGCTCGACAGGAATTCCTCTGGATACTCGCGACAACGCTTCGACTTTCGCATGGACAACTTCAGATATGAAGGGAATAGACCCCGCCGTAGCGTCCCACGAGTTGAACGTTGACCCTACGTTCAAACCTATTCGGCAGAAAAGACGGAAGCTCGGACCTGAGCGGTCTAAAGCTGTGAATGAAGAAGTCGACAGATTGCTTGATGCAGGATTCATCGCCGAGGTCCGGTATCCAGAATGGTTGGCCAATCCAGTTGTAATGAAGAAGAAAAATGGGAAGTGGCGCATCTGTGTCGACTTCACTGATCTAAACAAAGCTTGTCCCAAAGACAGCTACCCCTCCCTCACATGGATCGTTTGGTAGAGTCGACAGCCGGTAACGAACTCTTAACATTCATGGACACCTTCTCAGGGTACAATCAAATCCTAATGCATCCGGATGACCGCGAAAAAATGGCCTTCATAACGGACAGGGGGACATATTGCTATAAAGTCATGCCCTTCGGCTTGAAGAACGCAGGCGCGACCTACCAGCGTTTGGTCAATCGAATGTTCGCGGATAAACTTGGCGACACTATGGAGGTTTACATCGACGACATGCTGGTCAAGTTACTCAACGCTGAAAACCACCTCGACCATTTGCGAGACTGCTTCAAAACGTTGAACGAGTTTGGGATGAAACTCAACCCGGCGAAGAGCACCTTTGGAGTCACCTCAGGCGAATTCCTGGGCTACATTGTCACCCAGCGAGGCATCGAAGCGAACCCCAAGCAAATAACGGCAATCCTCGACATCCCGAGCCCAAGGAACAGCCGAGAAGTCCAACGCTTAACAGGGAGAATTGCGGCCCTCAACAGATTCATCTCGCGATCTACTGATAAGTGCCTCCCTTTCTATGAACTCTTGCGCGGAAATAAAAGATTCATCTGGGACGAAAAATGCGAAAAAGCGTTCAATCACCTGAAGCACTATCTCACGACGCCTCTGGTTCTGTCAAAGCCCGAGGCCGGTGATACACTATCCTTATATATCGCCGTCACTTCCTCGGCGGTCAGTAGCGTTCTCATACGCGAAGATCGAAGCGAGCAAAAGCCCATTTTCTACATCAGAAAACGCATGACCGAACCGGAAATACGGTACCCAATCTTGGAGAAGCTGGCTCTCGCCGTCGTCACCTCGGCGAGAAAACTCAGGCCTTACTTTCAATCACATACGATCAAAATACTCTCCAACCAGCCCCTCAGAACGGTGATGCAAAACACAAACCAGTCAGGAAGATTGACCAAGTGGGCTATGGAACTCAGCGAGCACGACATTGTATACAAGAACCGCACTGCAGCTAAGTCGCAGGTTCTCGTTGACTTCCTGATCGAGTTAACGCCAGAACTCGAACAAGACCTAATCTTACCAAGCAAGAATTGGATATTGCACGTACATGGTTCATCTACGAACAAAGGTTCGGGGGCAGGTGTACAACTACAGTCTCCCACAAGCGAGCTAATTCGACAATCGTTCAGCTTTGGCTTCGCAGCATCAAACAACGAAGCCGAATACGAGTCTCTCATTGCGGGGCTCCGTCTCACTAAAGTAGTCAAAGCTAAGCGAGTCAGCGCATATTGCGATTCCCAACTCGTGGTAAGCCAATATCTTTGCGACTACGACGTCAGGAATGATAGGATGGATGCTTACCTAAAACTCGTCTAGGATCTCACACGGGATTTCGAGTTCTTCGAAATCACGAAGGTTCCTCGCGGAGAAAACATATGCGTGGATGCCCTTGCAGCTCTTGGAAGCAAACTGCCCGACCAAGTAAAGAGAACGATCCCAATACACAAGATTGAGAAACCAAGCATCAGCCAAATAACCGAGCAGTTGGCCATCGCAGCATCCGTCACCGACGCAATGCATATCAACGACGCAGAACCTTACGCAGCGGAAAGTCAGCTCAGCGATTGGCGAAAGGAGCTCATCGCTTATTTACCTGATGGCAAATTGCCTACCGAGAACTTGGAGGCTAGACGATTCAAGCGACGCAGCGCACATTACGTCGTCATGGACAGAGACCTCCATCGATGGACTGCGACAAAGGTACTCCTTAAATGAATTTCCGGCGACGAAACAAGACTCGTCATGGCCGAAACGCACGAAGGAGCGACAGGCAATCATTCAGGAGGGCGAGCTCTCGCATTGAAAGTGAAGAATCTCGGTTTCTACTGGCCGACCATGAACGCAGATTGTGTATCCTACGTCCAAAAATGTGACAAGTGCCAGCGACACGCTTCAACCATCCACAGTCCGACGGAGTTGCTCCATACCTTGACTGCACCATACCCGTTCATGCGATGGGAATGGATATTATTGGACCAATGCGCAAGAATTGGATATTGCACGTACATGGTTCATCTACGAACAAAGGTTCGGGGGCAGGTGTACAACTACAGTCTCCCACAAGCGAGCTAATTCGACAATCGTTCAGCTTTGGCTTCGCAGCATCAAACAACGAAGCCGAATACGAGTCTCTCATTGCGGGGCTCCGTCTCACTAAAGTAGTCAAAGCTAAGCGAGTCAGCGCATATTGCGATTCCCAACTCGTGGTAAGCCAATATCTTTGCGACTACGACGTCAGGAATGATAGGATGGATGCTTACCTAAAACTCGTCTAGGATCTCACACGGGATTTCGAGTTCTTCGAAATCACGAAGGTTCCTCGCGGAGAAAACATATGCGTGGATGCCCTTGCAGCTCTTGGAAGCAAACTGCCCGACCAAGTAAAGAGAACGATCCCAATACACAAGATTGAGAAACCAAGCATCAGCCAAATAACCGAGCAGTTGGCCATCGCAGCATCCGTCACCGACGCAATGCATATCAACGACGCAGAACCTTACGCAGCGGAAAGTCAGCTCAGCGATTGGCGAAAGGAGCTCATCGCTTATTTACCTGATGGCAAATTGCCTACCGAGAACTTGGAGGCTAGACGATTCAAGCGACGCAGCGCACATTACGTCGTCATGGACAGAGACCTCCATCGATGGACTGCGACAAAGGTACTCCTTAAATGAATTTCCGGCGACGAAACAAGACTCGTCATGGCCGAAACGCACGAAGGAGCGACAGGCAATCATTCAGGAGGGCGAGCTCTCGCATTGAAAGTGAAGAATCTCGGTTTCTACTGGCCGACCATGAACGCAGATTGTGAATCCTACGTCCAAAAATGTGACAAGTGCCAGCGACACGCTTCAACCATCCACAGTCCGACGGAGTTGCTCCATACCTTGACTGCACCATACCCGTTCATGCGATGGGAATGGATATTATTGGACCAATGCCGAGCTCTCGACAGAAGAGATTCATCTTGGTCCTCACGGATTACTTCACAAAGTGGGTAGAAGCAGAAGCCTACGCCAACATCACGGATAAGGAGGTATAGAAGTTCGTCTGGAAAAACATCATCTGCAGGCACGGGCTTCCCTACGAGATAATCACCGACAACGGGTCACAGTTTATCTCGCATAACTTCAGAGAGTTCTGTGACAGGTGGAGAATCCGTCTAAACATGTCAACACCGAGAAACCCGCAGAGCAACGGTCAAGCCGAGTCAACTAACAAAACAATCGTCGACGGCCTCAAGAAGCGACTCGACTTGAAGAAGGATTGCTGGGATGATGAACTAGACGGAGTCCTATGGTCCCATAGAACAACCCCGCGTGGAGCAACGAAGGCTACCCCTTTCTTGATGGCCTACGGAGTCGAAGCACTGGCACCCGCCGAAGTAAACATAACGAGCTTGCGCCATTCCAAAATGTCGCAGAATGTCGAACTTAACCACGATATGCTCCTCGACGCCCTAGACGACATCGAGGAAAAACGCGACCAAGCACTACTTCGCATTCAGAACTATCAGCATCAGATCGAGAGCTACTATAACAAGAAGGTTAAGCCTCGGCCTCTCGAACTAGGAAACCTCGTTCAGCGGAAGTGTTCGATAATACCAAGGAATGGAAAGCTGGCAAACTCGGAGCCAATTGGGAGGGACCTTACAAGATCACCGAGATAGTCAAATCTGGGGTCTACCATCTCGAAACCTCAACCGGCGAAGCAGTGCCATGAGCTTGGAACTCGAAGCACCTTCGACGTTTCCACAACTAAACAAGCACCAAAAGCGAATGAACAGCTAACAGTCCCGTTCCCTCGTTGCTAAAAAAAAAAAACGGAGTAAATGCTCTTTTCCAGCCACTTTTGCTCGAAAAATAAAGAACTACGAATGACTTGATCCTCCACAAAGGAGATACGTAGGCAGCCTTAACGGGTCCAGCTGTAACAAAAAAAAAAAACTCCTCCCTTGAGAAGTCCACACCGCTCATGCGATGCCCACACGAGCCCGCCCCGGCCTCTCGATCGAACGTACCGGCACTCGCACCCCACCATCGAGTATGTCCTGATCAGACATGTGATCGTGGGGACTTGGTCGTATCACAGCATTGGCTGATATGTTCGAAATGATGACTCCTATCCATTTCTTGATTTACTAAGTAAGGTTTGGCCGACCGAATGCTTAGATATTACTTTGAAATCGGATCTGGAACCGTTGCCATTTAAAAAACTTTTCCTAGTCCCAAGTTGCCCGCCTTTGGCCCGCGCCTAGTCAGCGCACAGACAGCTGAGCCAAACGAGCGAAAGCACTTAACGACTGATGGCTCGGCGATAAACTATTGCAATCCCACTGAATTTGTGATCTACGCGAGGCAACGTCAGAAACAACGATATCATTGTCTCGATGCAGCGTTGATCACATGCTCTAAATATTCGTCTTCGCGATCAGTATTTACGAAGCTCCTTAGACTCGATACAAAGTCTAGACTCTCTTATAATCCTTCGAAAACTCAAATGACAATGCTACGGTTTATTGAGTATTTAAAATTTAAGAAAGTCAGATAAAGTAGAGTTCATAAAGTCTTCTTCGAGGAAAGGATAGATGGAGTCCCAAGCAAACAACAAACGACCTCTCCGGGTCAAGTCAAAAAAAAAGAAAAAGAAATTGAGTTTAAGTTCGAAAGGGACGACGAAGTCATTCTTCTGCATCTTTGGCCAGATCCCGCGCAGCGTCTTCATCACCGACAGATGGTCCTGAGGGGTCCGCGTTCATCGAATAATCTGCGCCTTCGTTCTCAATATGAGGAGTCGTCTCGCCCTCGCGAACCTCGAGTAAATCCTTAGGAGGGTTGACCTGGGGGTCATCTACCTCTTCACCTTGGCCCTTGTCGACCTCTCTGTCGTCCTCATCCTTGTTCGATTCCCCATCCTGGACATCCTCTTGGTCAGCAACCGAGGAATAAGAGATCTCAAAGACAGCGGTTCGAGCCTGGTCTTGTGACGAGATTGCCCCCTCATCGACAGTTTGAACGACGGGAGCCGGCACGTTGCTTCCTGGGGTACCGTGAACGAGAAGGAGAGATCGAAGCCTCGAGACAATTAGCGGGACTTTGGAGAGCAGCACCGATCCTCGGATCGACCAGGTGTGCATTGGTTCCGTGCGGGTCGAGACCTGTGAAGGCTCGCATATCGACAAACTGTGAGTCGAGCTTAAGTGGAGACAGGGCCAAGTTGTCCTCGGGGATCTCGCCAGGGTTTAGTTTTGCAGCTTCCTTCTCGAACTGCTTTTCTTGGGCAGCAAACATGTCAATGGTCTCCTGAGGGACGTCACGACCGCTAGCCTTCAAAGCTTCAAGGTGTTCTTAGTTCCGAATGCCTGACTCTGCAACAGCAACGAGCCCACCAGTCGCGCTGATTTCCGAAGTGCTTGTTGGATTTCGCGATCATCTCGGTCTCAACCCTCACCCTCTCCTTTGTAACCTCATAGATACGCGAGTACCTGAGTCGACCTAAGTCTTTCTTATGCTCTGCGGCCTTAACTCCCATTTCCTCCATGAGATTGGCCTTTCGCAGCTCCAAATCTTCGATGGTAGAGCGACCGATGAAAAGCTTCGCCTCAGCTGCATCAGCTCGCTCCTTCTGAGCCTTTCTCCGAGCAACTGCTCGATCCCGTTTTTCGGCCATTTTATCATACTATTCTTGCCATTCCGCCCTCTTTCGGCGAAGAAGCCTACCTTTGGCCGCCACCGTCCTCTTCAGCTTCTCCGACTCTGAAAGCGCTTCCTTCAGCATTGTGTCGTATTTCTCGATGACGAAGTTCGAGACTCCGTCGCACTGCGAAGTACGGAAGCCAAAACACTTAAGCAAATAAAATAAATACAATGCAAATGGAAAAGACGATGGAGACGAAGGAAAGTCTTACCAGCAACTTGGTACGAGCAGCATCAACGTACTCGTCCTGGAAGATCAAGTCAGCAACCGGTGGAAGAGGCTTCGGGCTGCATTTGATCTGACTGACCAGTTCCGCGCATCTGTTCGGAGCATAGATGAGGGGAGTCGGTCCATCGTATTCAAACAAGACGCGGTCGGGAAACTCAACCCTCAGAGTCTTCCTGACGA
This sequence is a window from Brassica oleracea var. oleracea cultivar TO1000 chromosome C1, BOL, whole genome shotgun sequence. Protein-coding genes within it:
- the LOC106334024 gene encoding uncharacterized protein LOC106334024, giving the protein MATSNDGSFSGEECEAPETTPVSFPATPAPLPPTSIETIMARLAQQDTAQKAATDQIAALAKILSPLAANVEASTAQYRRHLFNTDRATGAIPAHAEDQDVNDGDTAQTLGGLDAQTINELAALKQSVLDINSKIHNVTTSAPQIERVLAESLRTPFTEKITKVRLRKMEKLRLPTFDGVSDPPAHVTSFNIAVRRTNLSDEEKDAKFCQLFVDTLEGVSLNWFTGLQENSVSSFHDLSTAFLKNYIMFTRQEATAMDLWNLNHANGKSLRDFMEKFKFVVSMVDVPDHIAVKSLMNTLHIKSPFRADLYRHPTRSVPDAITRSNIFIRMKEDTRAKAEKEATVKQMPARTNDTRQESRQHSVGGKPNQERGYMNVLDEEEPSGSTVVVREKGWNHWDRDTAQKTSSSSEPTSSNAVEPDKWCSYHKVKSHDTKDCKVLYGHFLESIASGKIEIESPPRKPKNNKSWSKNKEKKTQKSQARAPQNEERASPERAPVNNVNPEDESTDEERPKNRRRVEVILSRPDDLSDES